A region of Fibrobacter succinogenes subsp. succinogenes S85 DNA encodes the following proteins:
- a CDS encoding TIGR03960 family B12-binding radical SAM protein produces MTILEKIALALPAVESPARYMGGEANSVIKDHSKMLARMAFVFPDTYEIGMSNNGLRILYHVLNREPDLLCEVAFAPWDDMAAEMKKYDIPLYTHASYTAVKDYEVVGLTLQTELNFTNVPYVLELAGIPAWQKDRAESDPIVVSGGPSMGNPEPVADFFDAFMIGDGEKLVVDFVRCVGEGRKAGLKRAQILENLSKLDGVYVPSLMKVVKNEYGVIVPAEPAKGSYEKTNGVRRQFIPKLDPKDYPIKNLIANMQLVHNRFSVEVMRGCAQGCRFCQAGIWYRPCRELNPDDVLDIAKAGIQATGERELGLLSLSTADYKPVEALTDSIIDDPFYDNVDVSLPSIRVNSFGQSLAEKVAALKGGRSATFAPETGSERIRKMINKTISDQDMYDAAEHAFSSGFNKIKLYTMIGFPTENLDDMQAFCELIFNLVKIGRKYNRGIQIAVSIGILIPKSFTGLQWAPFMDKETALGHIRYVREKFFKHPNVKINWAAWETSFLEAVYSRGDRSLGPVIYAAYKKGIIFESDSYRFDFNKWLEVWQECGYDTNWVYRERDKDEVFPWDFIHAGTTKQYLRREWEKAFDPNSAPVPNCKWGDCQACGIPGFGKEIVLADDPVRHKAPSRTPEEIKKLVAERRPSQKVSYSYKITFKKSGISRFLPHHNMLSFFERTFICAGIPIKFSEGFSPKPRIVNMGALPLGLETYCEVISVDLLQKLDLSAEGKPAIIAKLSAPFPRGMEIVDIEPLKEKLSKHFPKAMVYRHTPESIPADLMQKFEQKQLPIVTNHRGQQMNLNEQVLGIDIQNGTMVVRVKCNNQGTTPSPFVIFAGLLGIEIDPAKLDEVSRRFLVAKIAIEW; encoded by the coding sequence CGCCGAGATGAAGAAGTACGATATTCCGCTTTATACGCACGCAAGCTATACGGCGGTCAAAGATTACGAAGTCGTGGGGCTTACGCTCCAGACCGAGCTCAACTTTACAAACGTGCCGTACGTGCTTGAACTTGCAGGGATTCCGGCATGGCAAAAAGACCGTGCCGAAAGCGACCCGATTGTCGTTTCGGGCGGACCCTCGATGGGGAACCCCGAACCGGTCGCCGATTTCTTTGACGCGTTCATGATTGGCGATGGCGAAAAGCTTGTTGTCGATTTTGTACGTTGCGTGGGCGAAGGCCGCAAGGCAGGTCTCAAGCGCGCCCAAATTCTAGAAAACTTGTCTAAACTCGATGGCGTTTACGTACCGAGCTTGATGAAGGTCGTCAAGAACGAATACGGCGTAATCGTCCCGGCAGAACCCGCAAAGGGTTCCTACGAAAAGACTAACGGTGTACGCCGCCAGTTTATCCCAAAACTCGACCCGAAAGACTACCCCATCAAGAACTTGATTGCAAACATGCAACTTGTCCACAACCGTTTTAGTGTGGAAGTGATGCGTGGTTGTGCGCAGGGTTGTAGGTTCTGCCAGGCAGGCATTTGGTACAGACCGTGCCGCGAGCTCAATCCGGACGATGTTTTGGACATTGCAAAAGCGGGTATCCAGGCGACGGGCGAACGCGAACTTGGTCTTTTGTCGCTTTCTACTGCTGACTACAAACCGGTCGAAGCACTCACGGACTCCATTATTGACGACCCGTTTTACGATAACGTAGACGTAAGCCTCCCTAGTATCCGCGTCAACAGTTTCGGACAAAGTCTCGCCGAAAAAGTTGCTGCGCTCAAGGGCGGCCGCAGCGCTACGTTTGCGCCAGAAACTGGATCCGAACGCATCCGCAAGATGATCAACAAGACCATCAGCGACCAAGACATGTACGACGCTGCCGAACACGCATTCTCTAGCGGGTTCAACAAGATCAAGCTTTACACGATGATCGGTTTCCCGACCGAGAACCTAGATGACATGCAGGCGTTCTGCGAACTCATCTTCAATCTCGTGAAAATCGGGCGCAAGTACAATCGCGGCATTCAAATTGCAGTGAGCATCGGCATTCTCATCCCGAAGTCGTTTACGGGCCTGCAATGGGCTCCGTTTATGGACAAAGAAACAGCACTCGGGCACATCCGCTACGTGCGCGAAAAGTTCTTCAAGCACCCGAACGTGAAAATCAACTGGGCGGCCTGGGAAACAAGTTTCTTGGAAGCGGTCTACAGCCGTGGCGACCGCAGCCTCGGTCCAGTCATTTACGCCGCCTACAAGAAGGGCATTATCTTCGAAAGCGACAGCTACCGTTTTGACTTTAACAAATGGCTCGAAGTCTGGCAAGAATGCGGCTACGACACGAACTGGGTCTACCGCGAACGCGACAAGGACGAAGTCTTCCCGTGGGACTTTATTCACGCAGGCACGACAAAGCAATACTTGCGCCGCGAATGGGAAAAGGCTTTCGATCCAAATTCCGCACCTGTGCCGAACTGCAAATGGGGCGACTGCCAAGCTTGCGGCATCCCGGGATTCGGCAAAGAAATCGTCCTCGCCGACGACCCTGTGCGCCACAAGGCGCCGAGCCGTACCCCTGAAGAAATCAAGAAGCTCGTGGCAGAACGCCGCCCGAGCCAGAAGGTGAGCTACAGTTACAAGATTACGTTCAAGAAGTCCGGCATCAGCCGATTCCTGCCGCACCACAACATGCTCAGTTTCTTCGAACGCACGTTCATTTGCGCAGGCATCCCGATCAAGTTCAGCGAAGGCTTCAGCCCGAAACCCCGCATTGTGAACATGGGGGCCTTGCCGCTTGGACTCGAAACTTACTGCGAAGTCATCAGCGTTGATTTACTGCAAAAGCTTGACCTCTCCGCCGAAGGCAAACCCGCCATTATCGCAAAGCTCAGCGCTCCGTTCCCGCGCGGCATGGAAATCGTGGATATCGAGCCATTAAAGGAAAAGCTCTCGAAGCATTTCCCGAAAGCGATGGTCTACCGCCACACGCCCGAAAGCATCCCCGCCGACCTTATGCAAAAGTTCGAACAAAAGCAATTGCCTATTGTCACGAACCACCGCGGTCAGCAGATGAACTTGAACGAGCAGGTTTTAGGGATTGATATTCAGAACGGCACAATGGTTGTGCGCGTCAAGTGTAACAACCAGGGGACAACCCCTAGTCCGTTTGTCATTTTTGCAGGGCTGCTTGGCATTGAGATTGACCCGGCCAAGCTCGATGAAGTCTCCCGCCGCTTCCTCGTCGCAAAGATTGCAATCGAGTGGTAA